The following nucleotide sequence is from Aerosakkonema funiforme FACHB-1375.
TGGTGGGAACTGTCTCACGCTCCCGATGAAGACCTTTCGCAGCTACTGCTAAGCTTTTGCCAAGAAAAACACCCACAATGGGGAACGCTCATTAACTTCCTCAAATCTAGTTATTCTGAAGATGAAGAAACTGAGCCTATTTCTGGGCAACTCCTTCAAGGTATCGCCATTATCGCCCAAGAATTAGAACGTCAACAAGCTGCTCCCCAAGCTTTGCAAGATGAAAATCAACGGGAAGAACTGTTAGGTAGTTATTATCTGCCGCAAAACTTTTTCCTACGAAATTGGAACGCTCTGATTCAGGTCTTAACACCTAGATCTGGCTCTGGTCGCACTCAGAGTATTATCAGTCGGCGTGGCAAACCCCTAGTCTTGAGTTTGGATGTTACCGATTCGTTGAATACCCAATTAGTGCTGCCAGAACAAACCATCTGGAAACCTGCATGGCGTAACTTACGAGGAACATACTGCCAAATTCCAGAGGCTAATTGGGAAAATATAATTCCAAGATCTGGATATTTAGAAATTCCAGAATTGCTTATTAATGTTAATCAAACGGCAGAAAACTGGAGTTTTCAACTTTTAGAGCACAATCGTCAATCTCTTCTGCAATGGTACTACACAGGCATCAACAATCAGCTTCCTTGCTTGATATTTGATGCCATAACAGGAAACCATTTACCACTATGCCTTTCTAAACCCACAATTATTGGTTCGGAAGAGATTATCTGCTTTACACCTAAAGAAATCCAACCCGAATTGGCTAACGGAATTGAGCTACTCGATGGTTGCATCCCATCCAGTCTGCGAGGGTGGCGCGGTTGGCAAATCAGACTCACTATCCCAGAGTCTTCAATCGTGCTAAACCTACCTGAAACAGGTCAGTCGCAACTCATCTGCTGGAAACTAGCAGATGATGAGCAACCAGTCTTGAAAGGATTGAGGTTGAAAGGAAAAAAACCAATCTATTTAGAAGCACCAACGTTCTGGTATCCGCCTCTGAATCAAACCTTAACTGTGAACGTTTTAATTGAAAATATTACCGAACGCACAATTATTGCTCGAACCTTAGAAACTCTACTTCCAAATAAACGCTGGTTTGCCATCTCCTTAAATCAGTGGATTACTGAACCGGGCTGCTATGAAGGACGCTTCTGGTTTGAGTCCAGGCGATGGTCTTATCGATTTGAGGTGCAATCCAACTATCAATCCTCTGGATTAACTGAACTCAATTCATTAAAAATTCGCAGCGATTCAGGATTTTCTGAAGTAGACTTGCCCATCAAACACGTTACTCTAGAAGAATTTTGGGCAGAAAGAATCAAATTCGACGGGTTATGGCCTTTGGAAGAAGTTATTTTATTTTTAGCCAATAGCAATGAGATAATTAGCTATCAATTCCAAGCAAATCCATCAGGAGTTTTAGCAATTAATATTGCAGCTTTGCACGACTTACTACTTGAATCCAACTGGTATGCTCTAGATTACCAGCGTTTGGGTTTAGAGCCGCAGCGACTACTTGAGATGAATATTTTATCTCAAGATATTAGTTGTATTTGGACAAATCAAGCTATTCAGCTTTCAGGGCTGCAACCTGGCAAGCTGTATTCCCTATCTTGTTGGAATCTACTTTTACCTGGTAAAAAACCAGAGGAAATTCAATTCTCTTTTATTGAACAGAACCTAGCGACTACTACAGTCCCGCTCAATCTATCCCCTGGCATTTATCAAATTCAACTGTTGAGTGCTCAACAGTTACCAAAGAATTTGGGTCTGTGGTGCGGTAGCGGTCAATACGATTTGCCTGAAGCAAGCAATGATAATGAGGATGTAGCAAACTATTGTTATACTATCCTGGACAGCAGTGAGTCTACAGAAGAATTCATAGCCGCCGTTAAAAAACTTAATCTAGATTTAAATTGCGTTCAGCTAAAAACTCTTGTTGATAGTTTAGACAATCATCAGTATTATTTTCCAGATTGGTTGGATGTAAATGCTTTATTGAATAAACTAAAAAAACTATTAGATTTTTTAATTGAATCTTCTGCTAGCTCAGTAAACACCTCTCAAAATCAAAAAAAACTTTCTCAAGACAAACTTTACAAAACTACGCCCATTCAGCTTGTAGAGAAAGGGATTTGGCACTTAGTTACTGTTCGTTCTCAAAAGCGTAGCTTGTTCTTAAAAGTTTTAGATAAGGCTCTGAAAGACAGTCAATTACAAGAACTTGTTTTAGAAATTAAGACCCCAAAAGACTCAGCTTACAAAGACATGGTTTTACTTCGATTGAGTAACTTAAAAGCTGCATCCATTCACCTTCAGCGGCTTGAGTATTTTCAAGGAATTGAACGCCGACCGCTGTCAAGGGAACAAGTTAATCGGATGTTGGGAGTTAGGTAATGGATATTGACAAAATTACTTTGTTGCTTAGCAAGCATCGACATCCTATTAATCCAGCAGTACCAACAACCTTGACTAAGCAGCAGATTGTTTCGCTAATGCGCTCAAGTCTCTCACCTAATCAGTCGCAAGATGAGTTAGAGCATAAAATCCAGGCAACTCTAATGGAACTACAGGCGCAAGGTGAAGTTTTAGCTGGGACTGGAAATCGTTATTGTATCGCTCCCCCAACTCTATTAGCTTTAGAGCGAGATAATTTGACTGGGCTGCTATTCCGAGGCGATCGCGCTTATCTTGCCCTAGCTCATCAGGTACTGAAAACCGAGCAAAGCAACAATGAGTTAAACATTCGTCCAAAAGTGCATGGCTTTCATCGGATCGGAGACTGCCTGAAGCAAGCCGGGATTCGCTTGCTGACTGTCGCCGACAGTATTGAGCATTTACCTTATCCCCGCCAGCCATCGAAAGCGGTGTTGCGTTCTCCTTGGCCAGAAAACCCTTTTACGATTAGAAACTGGCTTCATGAGGGTACTATTGAGCAATACCTGCCCCAACAAAATAGTTCTCAGCAAGAGCGCTGGAAACCCTTGATTTACGAGCAATTGCAGGAGCAGACATTACTAAAACTTCCTACAGGAGAATATCTCTGGTTTGCAGAGCAGGGTTTTTACGAGTTAGAGCCAGACGCGGCAATTTTGGCGATGCTCCACAAAGACGCCAAAATGGAATATCCTCTCAAAATCCATTGGGATGAACCGCAGGGAAGGCTGAATCTCTCTGGCGTTATCTTGCCCAATACCTATGCCCAATGGCTCTGGCGTCTTTCTGAACCCGATAAGGAAAGGTATCGGACTCGATATTTTCCATCAACTCACTGGCCTCTCGTTAAAAAAGCGTTTGAACGTTTGGGATGTATATTGGTATGACTCACTATCTTGACCCCATTGCAGCAGTCGAACAGCCTCGTGAAGATTTCATTCGTTACTTGCTCACAGCTTATCCACTGCGCGACCCACATCTGCGCTACGGTTTGAAACAACAGCTGGAACAGCCAGGAACTGTTTGGCAGCATCCTTATCTAGAAGGCTCGCAACCTTATTGCCCAGCTCATAGCGTTCAAGAATTGGTCAGTCATGGCATTTTGCATCCTGACATGGTGAGTTTGTTTACACCCAGCCATCGCCCTCTTTACGAACACCAGGAAAAAGCTGTCGAGGCAGTCATTCAGCAGCAGGAAAATATAGTTATTGCCACAGGTACGGGGTCGGGAAAAACTGAATGCTTCCTCATTCCGATGCTCAATTTGCTGCTTAGGGAAGAAGTCAACTTATCTCTGGCTGGGGTGCGGACGCTTATTTTGTACCCAATGAATGCTTTAGTTAATGATCAGGTTAAGCGCTTGCGTAAACTGCTTTGTCGCCAAGAAACAGCAGTCATTAAATTTGGATTTTATACGAGTAGAACCGAGACAAAGAAAGATAAAGCTGAAGAGTCTCTAAGATCTGAATTTCAGTCATATGAACCTAACGAGCTGCGGGAGTTATTCACTGAAGCTGAAAAAGACTCTTTGAATCTCAGCACTCGCGACAAATTAATCGAACAAGCTATTGATAAAACACTAAAAGTTCAAGCCATTTCACGAGAAGAGATATGGGAAAAGCCACCTCACATATTAGTAACGAACTACTCCATGCTAGAGCATATGTTGATTCGCCCTGTAGAGCGAACGAAAATTTTTGGTGCTTCAGCTTCAACCTTTAAGATGTTGGTAGTAGACGAAGCCCACACTTACAATGGCTCCACAGGTAGCGAAGTTTCGATGCTGCTAGAGCGATTAAAAATAGCAGTAGGGGTAGAAGAACCAGGGCGAATTCGCTGCATCGCTACCAGCGCCAGTTTAGGGGATGCTTCAGCAGATTCCAGCATCTTGAAATTTGCTGAGGAGTTTTTCGGCGAGCAGTTTAGTCAGGTGATTCGGGGCGATCGCGTTACCGCCACAGAACGATTAGGCAACCCCTACGCTTTGCCAGCAGAATTCACTTATGAAAAAATTCTAGGCTATTTGAGTATTTTAGACCTGCCTGCTCTTCACGCTCCTTTGAATGTTTGGCTAAACCGACTCAGTGGGATCGTCCCTCCAGAAGAGTTAGCAGCAGCACAATCGCAAGCTGGAAATGATATCCACAAATTTCTCTGGTTTTCACTCAAGCAACATCCGCACTTTCATCGACTAATTAACATCCTGAGTCGTCAATCTCAACGGTGGGAACAAATAGCTCAATCTAAAGAATTGTGGGGTATAAATTCACCTGTTAATTTAGATGGTAGCATCAATGATACGGATGCCAAACAAGCATTAGCTCATCTGCTACAGTTAGGCACTTTGGCTCGTGCAAATCCCGACGATCTACCTCTAGTGCCAGTGAAACTGCATCTTTTGTTCCGCAGTTTAGAGGGACTTTATGTTTGCATCAATCCCGATTGTTCAGGAGGCTTGCGAGATCCAAACTATGCAGAGTATCCACTCCAGTATGGGCGTCTTTATCTGAATGAAAAAATCATCTGTGATGACTGTGATTCTCCTGTATTAGAGTTGGGGAGTTGCTATCAATGCGGTCAAGCTTATGCTTTGACTCAAGTTAACAACTTATCTAAACTAGAACCTCTTCCCAGAGCCAGTCAAGAATTAAGAGAAAGTCCCAGAATTTATACTTTGACTTCAGGTCTTTTAGAAAGCATTACAGAAGAAGAGGAAGCCGGCGAAGCAGAGGAAGAAAAAGAACCTGAAAAACCATCTACTTTTACAATCTACAAGCGAGATGGTTGGATTGGCATCCCTTCAGCAGCACCCTTCTCATCAACAGATCCAGCAGAAGGTAAATTTCATCTGGCGTGGCATCGTCAGAAAGATGACAAAAATCTGGATGGATGTTACTTGCCTAAGTGCGCTGCTTGTGGTGCCAAGCCAGTTCGCGCCAGAGCAATCAATTTATTCGTTGCCTACACGGATGCTCCCTTGCAGGCCATGATTGATAGCCTTTTCGCTCTACTGCCTGAACCTGAATCAAATCAACAAAACTCATCAAAGCGTAAGCTGCTAACTTTTTCTGATGGGCGTCAGGATGCTGCATTTTTTGCTTCAGATTATCAGCGCAATCATTCAGAAACTCTTTATCGCCAGATAATTTGGCAGGCTTTCCAAGAGGCTAAGGGTACTGATGACATTGCATCTATCAATCAGGTAATTAACAAAATCAAGGATAAATTTTTAGAAATTTCGATTCCTCATCCAGAGCGAGATTCTAAGCTCAATTATCGGAGTTATGTTCCAGGCGACTCATTAGAAGATAAAGAAATACAGAATAGGCGGGATTGTCAAGCTCGTGCAGAAGCCCGTGCTAAAGAGTTATTAGTCCGGGAGTTTGCTATACGTCTGGCACGTCGCTTATCATTAGAAGCTTTTGGAATATTAGCTTGTCATATTGATTTTTCGGATAACAATCTGTTCGAGAGAGTAGGTGATAGGTTCAGTATTTCAAGCTATGAAGCTCGAATTTTTCTAGTCGGCATTACCGATATTATTCGTCGTACAGGTATTGTCAGCATTGAGGGAGCCTCTCAATATTTTCCTGAAATTGGAGGAGTTGAAGGTGCTAGAAATCCAATACTTGACCCGCAGGGGCGCTCTTTAAACTATCTATTTTTAGAAAAACCCAAGGATGATGTCAAAAAATATCAAGAATCTCCCGATTTTCTGCTTAAAGTGAAGCAGTCAGGTGAATTAAGCAAAGTACAAAATCGCCTGGGTTGGTATTATTTGAGACTATTCGGCGAACAACTTCCCAACAGAGAAGATTTTACTTGGCTTTTTAGGCAGCTTCAAGATTCTGGATTACTGGTTCCTGCGAAGCACGGACATCAACTAAATTGGAATCTGTTGAATCTTATTGAAACAAAGCAGCATTGGTATCGGTGCAATCGCTGCCAGCAACTTGTTCACGTTCCTGGCTTATCACAAATATCCCACCCTACTATTAATGTATGGGGATGTCCTGTTCGATTATGTGAGGGTACACTTCAGCCCTACACCTCTGAAAAAATTGAACAGGTAACAAACAAGCATTATCAACAGCATCTAATTAAAAATCGGTTGCCGTTGCCATTACGTTCCCAAGAACACACAGCACAGCTAGGCGTTGGCGAACTAGAAAAACGCGAAAACCGTTTCCGGCGCGGTCAAATCAATATGCTCAGTTGTTCTACAACCCTTGAAATGGGCGTAGATATTGGTGAACTGCAAGCGGTTGTTCTCCGCAACTTTCCTCCCCATGTTAGCAACTACCAACAACGAGCTGGACGCGCCGGACGCCGAACAGATGGGGTTGCTGTTACCCTAATGTATGGGCAGCGCCGCCCCCATGACAGGTTTTATTTTGAGCAGCCCGAACAACTGATTGCTGGTAGCAATCAGATTCCTAAACTAGATGCTGATAACTTCCAAATTCAGCAACGCCACATTCGAGCCGAGTTATTATCTGCATTTTTGAAGACTAACGGGATTGGTGCCGAAGCAGTAACAATTGCTGATTTCTTCAGTTTACCTTTGCAAAATTATGGAGCGGCTCCAGATTTTAGCCCTCCACCGACAGCAATGGTTTCTGAACTGCGGGAATGGTTACATACTGACACAACTTATTCTATTGCCCAAT
It contains:
- a CDS encoding DEAD/DEAH box helicase — encoded protein: MTHYLDPIAAVEQPREDFIRYLLTAYPLRDPHLRYGLKQQLEQPGTVWQHPYLEGSQPYCPAHSVQELVSHGILHPDMVSLFTPSHRPLYEHQEKAVEAVIQQQENIVIATGTGSGKTECFLIPMLNLLLREEVNLSLAGVRTLILYPMNALVNDQVKRLRKLLCRQETAVIKFGFYTSRTETKKDKAEESLRSEFQSYEPNELRELFTEAEKDSLNLSTRDKLIEQAIDKTLKVQAISREEIWEKPPHILVTNYSMLEHMLIRPVERTKIFGASASTFKMLVVDEAHTYNGSTGSEVSMLLERLKIAVGVEEPGRIRCIATSASLGDASADSSILKFAEEFFGEQFSQVIRGDRVTATERLGNPYALPAEFTYEKILGYLSILDLPALHAPLNVWLNRLSGIVPPEELAAAQSQAGNDIHKFLWFSLKQHPHFHRLINILSRQSQRWEQIAQSKELWGINSPVNLDGSINDTDAKQALAHLLQLGTLARANPDDLPLVPVKLHLLFRSLEGLYVCINPDCSGGLRDPNYAEYPLQYGRLYLNEKIICDDCDSPVLELGSCYQCGQAYALTQVNNLSKLEPLPRASQELRESPRIYTLTSGLLESITEEEEAGEAEEEKEPEKPSTFTIYKRDGWIGIPSAAPFSSTDPAEGKFHLAWHRQKDDKNLDGCYLPKCAACGAKPVRARAINLFVAYTDAPLQAMIDSLFALLPEPESNQQNSSKRKLLTFSDGRQDAAFFASDYQRNHSETLYRQIIWQAFQEAKGTDDIASINQVINKIKDKFLEISIPHPERDSKLNYRSYVPGDSLEDKEIQNRRDCQARAEARAKELLVREFAIRLARRLSLEAFGILACHIDFSDNNLFERVGDRFSISSYEARIFLVGITDIIRRTGIVSIEGASQYFPEIGGVEGARNPILDPQGRSLNYLFLEKPKDDVKKYQESPDFLLKVKQSGELSKVQNRLGWYYLRLFGEQLPNREDFTWLFRQLQDSGLLVPAKHGHQLNWNLLNLIETKQHWYRCNRCQQLVHVPGLSQISHPTINVWGCPVRLCEGTLQPYTSEKIEQVTNKHYQQHLIKNRLPLPLRSQEHTAQLGVGELEKRENRFRRGQINMLSCSTTLEMGVDIGELQAVVLRNFPPHVSNYQQRAGRAGRRTDGVAVTLMYGQRRPHDRFYFEQPEQLIAGSNQIPKLDADNFQIQQRHIRAELLSAFLKTNGIGAEAVTIADFFSLPLQNYGAAPDFSPPPTAMVSELREWLHTDTTYSIAQSWLNRLKSSESAQNVLNQFLEALSLFQGGQLEDWNSLVSPLITLREDILAETDRKKRNGLEKRRDGIEAELDKIAKRRLHDELVQASILPIYGFPIDVVRLLTGESNQFKSSQGRHRLERDRRLALGEYAPGQEIVVDDRVYQSVGILRPNDLEKKYYWVCKNCNHFRASTVEEVMEECPVCGWEPTPATAQKMKAYKVPKAFTTDWTATPKVTPYTKPQRQPTSQVFLANDGENIEEVAHESGMYSLTVSQSGRFFLANQGVLGNGKGFNRQGFAICQTCGKDLSDMVKKEREANSQTARTKKSSASSKSSRSSHNHPITGKECFGSYYFIHLGHEFRSDLLKIQFDRVTKPMPLFGEVLHFGDEQTISSVSDNPNQSINGLGFWQSLTYAILAAAAQVIDVPRTELDGLFRPLADGRAEIIIYDNVPGGAGYSRRIAAQFQEVLEKAYWIVSSCSCDTSCYDCLRTYSNQPFHTELNRHVVAQFLKPLVEQIKPDPELQNFAPNANRVSLSQTATRLPALCRMAASASTIYLPSLIDSLGLNHGSLLSWFKLLTDAVYSMQRNGMPLELIVNQLPELNNVSDSAQEQRSHLLLLRKRLQQWIDQGLLHLYQSSIEALPALCLSTHQHNRIALELHKNLHSNESLEWFQTRSREGVEIVFNRLQNQRQQARLVPASELEDPDTFVVFPEPSWSNLSLTELRQKLQIDRILSGSQIKSVLYRDRYLDESGARILADLLQGEWLSSNSAVNIWVLEDSKSQSAAQRKAQLEAALTELNVIGIQPQVKVQPQHQRSHFRHGRDLVLHRLDGQKYKIIFDMGLNFVEVNQDGTYSIKQPTYVVITRADC